A window from Salvia miltiorrhiza cultivar Shanhuang (shh) chromosome 2, IMPLAD_Smil_shh, whole genome shotgun sequence encodes these proteins:
- the LOC131007605 gene encoding ribonuclease 3-like protein 1 isoform X1, with product MLRQEWRSPDPNFSNPTPISAAFVDSITQPDCERKGSAKAYLHHLCSAKQWKQPLFECCNEEGPAHKKLFIFKVSIHSEEGRVIVESFGNTQTSKKAAAEDAAEGALWCLKHMGISW from the exons ATGCTGCGCCAAGAGTGGAGAAGCCCCGACCCCAACTTCTCCAACCCAACACCTATTTCTGCTGCTTTTGTTGACTCAATCACTCAACCAG ATTGTGAAAGGAAGGGGTCGGCGAAGGCGTATCTGCATCACCTGTGCTCTGCAAAACAATGGAAACAGCCTCTCTTTGAATGCTGTAATGAAGAAGGTCCCGCTCATAAGAAACT GTTCATCTTCAAGGTCAGCATTCACTCAGAAGAAGGGCGTGTGATCGTGGAGAGTTTCGGCAACACTCAGACGAGCAAGAAAGCCGCGGCAGAGGATGCAGCGGAGGGGGCTCTCTGGTGCTTGAAACATATGGGCATCAGCTGGTGA
- the LOC131007605 gene encoding uncharacterized protein LOC131007605 isoform X2 has translation MLRQEWRSPDPNFSNPTPISAAFVDSITQPDCERKGSAKAYLHHLCSAKQWKQPLFECCNEEGPAHKKLSAIGSSSRSAFTQKKGV, from the exons ATGCTGCGCCAAGAGTGGAGAAGCCCCGACCCCAACTTCTCCAACCCAACACCTATTTCTGCTGCTTTTGTTGACTCAATCACTCAACCAG ATTGTGAAAGGAAGGGGTCGGCGAAGGCGTATCTGCATCACCTGTGCTCTGCAAAACAATGGAAACAGCCTCTCTTTGAATGCTGTAATGAAGAAGGTCCCGCTCATAAGAAACT ATCTGCAATAGGTTCATCTTCAAGGTCAGCATTCACTCAGAAGAAGGGCGTGTGA